GTGAGCATTCTTAGCAATCTTAGCAGCATTATCGTAACCGATATGAGGATTCAAAGCAGTAACCAACATTAAGCTGTTTTTCAAGTGTTCGTTGATCTTTTCTTTGTTCGGTTCGATTCCTCTTGCGCAATGTTCTTCAAAAGAAACTGCAGAGTCTGCAAGAAGTCGGATAGAATTCAAAACATTGTGAATGATTAGCGGCTTGAAAACGTTCAACTCGAAGTTTCCCGATGCTCCACCTATATTCACAGCTACATCATTCGCAATTACTTGAGAAGCTACCATGGTCATTTGCTCGGACTGAGTAGGATTCACTTTTCCAGGCATGATAGAAGAACCAGGTTCATTCTCAGGAATAGAGATCTCGCCGATCCCACATCTAGGTCCGGAAGAAAGCCATCTCACATCGTTTGCGATCTTCATAAAAGAAGCTGCAATCGTTTTCAGGACTCCATGAGTTTCTACCAAAGAATCGTGAGCCGCCAGAGCTTCGAATTTATTCTCTGCGGAGATGAAAGGTAATCCGGTCTCTTTCGCGATCTGAGCGGCGGCCTTTACAGCAAATTCAGGATGAGTATTCAATCCTGTTCCTACTGCAGTTCCACCCAATGCCAGTCTATAGACCGACGGAAGAACAGCTTTCACTCTCTCGATATTGTATTCTAATTGCTTTACGTAACCGGAGAATTCTTGGCCCAGAGTAAGTGGGGTTGCATCTTGCAAGTGAGTGCGCCCGATCTTGATGATATTCTGGAATTCAGCCGACTTCTTCTTTAAAGTATCCTTAAGTTGTTCCAATGCTGGAAGAAGTTTCTTTACCAGCTGCTCTGCAGCTGCAATATGCATTGCTGTCGGAAACGTATCATTAGAAGACTGAGCCTTGTTCACATCATCATTCGGATGAATTGGCTTCTTGGAACCTTTTGTTCCTCCGGAGATCTCTATCGCTCGATTAGAAATAACTTCGTTGGCGTTCATATTGGTCTGAGTTCCGGAACCGGTCTGCCAAACACTTAAAGGGAAATGCTCATCCAATTTGCCTGAGATGACTTCGTCTGCCGCTTGTAAGATCAGATTTTTTTTCTCTTCGGTCAAGAGTCCAAGTTGAGCATTTACAATCGCTGCTGACTTTTTCAGAACTCCCAGAGCTCTGATCATCTCACGAGGGAAACGATCGTTTCCTATATGAAAGTGATGTAGGGATCTTTCGGTTTGAGCTCCCCAGTATTTGGAATCATCTACTTCGATTTCTCCCATGGAATCGGTTTCGATCCTAGTTTTCATGAATCCTCCGTTCAATAGCTGTTGAAATAAAATAGGTTGGATTTCCGGATTGGAAAGGGACTGTGCAGATCCGCAAATCTTTGTTAAAAGAAATTACTCGTCTCGGAATTTACGAAGAGTGTCGGCCAAAGCAGCAAACTCAGGTTTCTTTGCAGTGACGTTCTCCAAATATTCCAAAGTGGAGTCCAACCAGGCGGAATCAGATTCTAATTCTTTCCGAATGAATACATGTCGGATCGAATTCATAGAGCGAATCTCGATATATCTCCGCTTCTGGTCATAGTACATTAGGTCGGCTACTTTGTCTTTTCCGAATTCCGGAGAAGAAATGGCCGCTACAACTTCATCCAGCCAGATGATTCCGTTATTCTTACGATCCACATAATCAATAGATTTCTGAACCTTAGCCGAGATGAGAGTGGATTTTTCCTTAGGGCCCATAAGCACTCCCAAGGATTTCTTTGGTTTCGGAGGCTCTTTTTCAGCAGCAGGCTCATTCGATTTAGAAGCAGCAGGTTTCTTGTTCTGCTTTGCGGTTTGGTACTCGTCGGCAGGTTCCAGATCCTTCTTCAAAGGAGAAGAAATGCTTACGCCGAAGAGCCCCAATATCCATTCTAACAATTTTACAAGAAAGGACTTTGAATCTTGGATTGCTTTGAGTCTTAGCTTCTCATTTTCTTTTTCCCAATCTGCAATTGCCTTGGAGAGACGGATTTGTTCATCTATAGCGATCTCCGAATCCACTCCTTCTACCACATCTTTTAGAAAAGCATAAATTCCTTTCGGCTGACCGTTCTTGCGGATCAGATTATGGATAGAAGTTCTTCTCTCCTTGTTCGCTAAGAAAGAAGAAACAACGTTCTCGATCGCAAGCGCGACCACACCCGGAGAATTTCCGGTAATTTTTTCTCTAGTAAGAATATCATTTCTAGTCTTGAATCTTTCCAAGATCTGATCCAAAACTTCAGTCTTACTCAAACCTGATTTCTTAATGGAGGAATCTTTGATCTTTATGGAAGAAAGGTCCACAGCCAAAGGCTCTTTGGATTCTCGAATACGAACTACTATATCGCTGAATGCAAGGTTTACTAAGGATTCTTTTCTCAAGCTAGAAAGAGAATCCATGGATTGGGAAAGCACTTCGAATGCCTGCAAGAATACGTCGGAACCTTCCCAAGTTTTACCTGAAGTAAAGGCAGGGTGTTTTTTTAATTCTTGTATGAACTGCGCGCCTTGGTGAGTTCCAGACGGTTGGATCCAACCGGATTGTTCTCCTGGAAGAAGAGAGGTAAGGATCCTTCTTCCTAGATTTATAAAGATTTCATAGATGATTTCGATTTCAGTCTCATCCGTTGCGGTTTCCTTCTTCACATCTAAAGAAGTTTCGCCTACAAGTTCTTCTAAAGAAGGTTGGATCACATGGAATTCAAGATGCAAGCGAAGCAAAGGAGAACGAGAGCCTCTCTTTTCAACGGCGAGTAACGCTTCCGGATCCGCTTTAATCTGTCCCAAGAATTGAATGACTTCATTCGGCTTTTTGGCAAGAAGAGAGATCAGAGAGGCAAGTATATCATCTCTAAGTTTAAAGTTCCTTTGAAGAAAAGACTCTACAGAAAGAGTCTTTGTGTTCCTCATCGAAATGGGAAGGTTCTTAGAATCCTGAAAGTCGATCAGATTTCCCTTATCGTCCGCATTCAAGTACTGTCGTAGCACCCAATCTCTCAGCTCACCGGCGGCTCTTCTTTCCGCCAAATTCAGATCTCTTCTTATTATATATTGCAGAAAGGCAGCAGCACTCTGCGCTAAACAAGTGGATTTGATCTTTTGGATCTGATCTGCTCTACGAGAAGCGGGCCGAATCGCAACATTTGCGAGACCGAGTTCCTTCGTCTCTTCTGACAGAAAAAGATATTGATAGAGAACAAATCCATTCTTGTCCTCGAAATATTTCAGATCCGCAGGTTTGAGGAATTGAAGCTGCTCGAATTTAGCGAGCGCGAAAGGAGAATAATTGAACAAGAAGAAGTTTTCTACTCCCTTCTCGATCATGTCCAGATCGCGCATCGCTTTAGGATTGGTTTGAAGTAAGAGGTTGCGGAGTTCTTCCTCCGGGATCAGGTCCGTTCTATCTAAAGGAACGACACCTTCTTCCGGAGTTGGGTTCGGAGCCTGGGATGAATTGCTTTCCGTTTCGGGCATATGCGCTTCCCTTTCGCTCCGGTCGTGTT
Above is a window of Leptospira semungkisensis DNA encoding:
- the fumC gene encoding class II fumarate hydratase codes for the protein MKTRIETDSMGEIEVDDSKYWGAQTERSLHHFHIGNDRFPREMIRALGVLKKSAAIVNAQLGLLTEEKKNLILQAADEVISGKLDEHFPLSVWQTGSGTQTNMNANEVISNRAIEISGGTKGSKKPIHPNDDVNKAQSSNDTFPTAMHIAAAEQLVKKLLPALEQLKDTLKKKSAEFQNIIKIGRTHLQDATPLTLGQEFSGYVKQLEYNIERVKAVLPSVYRLALGGTAVGTGLNTHPEFAVKAAAQIAKETGLPFISAENKFEALAAHDSLVETHGVLKTIAASFMKIANDVRWLSSGPRCGIGEISIPENEPGSSIMPGKVNPTQSEQMTMVASQVIANDVAVNIGGASGNFELNVFKPLIIHNVLNSIRLLADSAVSFEEHCARGIEPNKEKINEHLKNSLMLVTALNPHIGYDNAAKIAKNAHKKGTSLKESGIELGLLTSEQFDQWVLPEKMISPGVD